The following are encoded in a window of Nocardioides houyundeii genomic DNA:
- a CDS encoding BMP family lipoprotein translates to MRRPHLHPRLGLMLLALVLPATLAACGEGTGATGATGDSDRTVGVAYDLGGRGDGGFNDLAYAGATQAAESMDAKVMESSARAEDTDADRTARLKLMAEGGANPVVAVGYLYAPSVAEVAEQFPETWFAIVDDDTITADNVVSLTFAANEGSFLVGVAAALQSETGQVGFIGGVNTPLINEFEAGFAAGVEAADNGVELDTAYLTQPPDFNGFNDPQRGAEAAAGMYDSGVDIIFAAAGGSGQGVFETAAKVGAKAIGVDNDQYETAEPPLNEVIITSMLKRVDVGVEQFISSVEDGTVTSGTTKLNLSSEGVGYATSGDFLSPETIKAVDAFAEKIKSGELAVPRSVDQ, encoded by the coding sequence ATGAGACGACCGCACCTCCACCCCCGGCTGGGCCTGATGCTGCTGGCCCTCGTCCTGCCCGCGACTCTCGCCGCCTGCGGCGAAGGGACCGGGGCCACCGGGGCCACCGGCGACAGCGACCGCACCGTCGGCGTGGCCTACGACCTCGGCGGCCGGGGAGACGGCGGCTTCAACGACCTGGCGTACGCCGGTGCCACACAGGCGGCGGAGTCGATGGACGCGAAGGTGATGGAGTCGTCAGCGCGTGCCGAGGACACTGACGCCGATCGCACCGCGCGGCTGAAGCTGATGGCGGAAGGCGGGGCCAATCCGGTCGTGGCCGTGGGGTATCTCTACGCCCCGTCGGTGGCGGAGGTCGCGGAGCAGTTCCCCGAGACGTGGTTCGCGATCGTGGACGACGACACGATCACCGCGGACAACGTCGTCTCACTCACCTTCGCCGCGAACGAGGGTTCGTTCCTCGTCGGGGTCGCAGCTGCTCTCCAGAGCGAGACAGGACAGGTGGGCTTCATCGGGGGTGTCAACACACCTTTGATCAACGAGTTCGAAGCCGGCTTCGCGGCTGGCGTCGAGGCGGCCGACAACGGAGTCGAGCTCGACACGGCCTACCTGACCCAGCCGCCGGACTTCAACGGATTCAACGACCCGCAGCGTGGCGCAGAGGCCGCCGCTGGCATGTACGACAGCGGGGTCGACATCATCTTCGCCGCAGCCGGCGGCTCGGGCCAAGGTGTCTTCGAGACCGCCGCCAAGGTCGGGGCCAAGGCCATCGGTGTCGACAACGACCAGTACGAGACCGCGGAACCTCCGCTCAACGAGGTCATCATCACCTCGATGCTCAAGCGGGTCGACGTGGGCGTCGAGCAGTTCATCTCCTCCGTGGAGGACGGCACCGTCACCAGTGGAACCACCAAGCTCAACCTGTCCAGCGAGGGCGTCGGCTACGCGACCTCGGGCGACTTCCTGAGCCCGGAGACGATCAAGGCCGTCGACGCCTTCGCGGAGAAGATCAAGTCCGGCGAGCTCGCCGTACCACGGTCCGTGGATCAGTGA
- a CDS encoding class II histone deacetylase — protein sequence MSPRAPASRRTGWVFHETYLWHDTGTGAGPFPAGGWIEPMEHIEGPSAKRRFANLVAACGLDRELVPITPVPATPEQVEAVHTADYRASVQAQAATGRGDAGDGSSPFGRESYAIAMLAAGGVVRAVDAVLDGEVENAYALVRPPGHHASAETGWGFCLFNNVAVAARHAQRRGAARVAILDWDVHHGNGTESIFAADDTVLTISLHQDGAYPPGSGPVEVVGTGAGVGANLNVPLPPGSGTGAYAAAMERVVRPALARFRPDLILIASGLDGNGMDPLARQMLHSDGFRMLARHAREAAEELCDSRLVLAHEGGYSPFVVPFCGLAILEELSGARTGVLDPFLAAIQGYGQELLPHQEAAVDRAAANVPRVPRP from the coding sequence GTGAGCCCGAGGGCGCCGGCCAGTCGCCGTACGGGATGGGTCTTCCACGAGACCTATCTGTGGCACGACACCGGCACGGGGGCGGGGCCGTTTCCGGCCGGCGGGTGGATCGAGCCGATGGAGCACATCGAGGGTCCGTCCGCCAAGCGCCGTTTCGCCAACCTGGTGGCGGCTTGCGGCCTGGACCGCGAGCTCGTGCCGATCACCCCGGTGCCCGCCACACCCGAGCAGGTCGAAGCAGTCCACACGGCCGACTACCGGGCCTCCGTGCAGGCCCAGGCGGCCACCGGCCGGGGCGACGCCGGTGACGGCTCGAGTCCCTTCGGCCGGGAGTCCTACGCGATCGCGATGCTCGCCGCCGGCGGGGTGGTTCGCGCGGTCGACGCGGTGCTCGACGGGGAGGTCGAGAACGCCTACGCGCTCGTCCGACCTCCGGGGCACCACGCGTCGGCGGAGACCGGCTGGGGCTTCTGCCTCTTCAACAACGTAGCCGTGGCTGCCAGGCACGCGCAGCGGCGTGGCGCCGCTCGTGTGGCGATCCTCGACTGGGACGTGCACCACGGGAACGGGACCGAGTCGATCTTCGCCGCCGACGACACCGTGCTGACCATCTCCTTGCACCAGGACGGCGCCTACCCGCCGGGGTCCGGGCCGGTCGAGGTCGTCGGCACCGGCGCCGGGGTGGGCGCCAATCTCAACGTGCCGTTGCCGCCAGGGTCCGGGACGGGTGCCTACGCCGCCGCGATGGAACGGGTGGTGCGTCCGGCACTGGCCCGCTTCCGGCCTGACCTGATCCTGATCGCCAGTGGCCTCGACGGGAACGGGATGGACCCGCTGGCCCGCCAGATGCTGCACTCCGACGGCTTCCGGATGCTCGCCCGGCACGCCCGCGAGGCGGCCGAGGAACTCTGCGACAGCCGACTCGTGCTGGCCCACGAGGGCGGCTACTCCCCGTTCGTGGTCCCGTTCTGCGGGCTGGCCATCCTGGAGGAGCTCAGCGGCGCCCGGACGGGGGTGCTCGACCCGTTCCTCGCCGCGATCCAGGGCTACGGCCAAGAGTTGCTGCCGCACCAGGAGGCCGCCGTGGACCGGGCCGCCGCGAACGTGCCGAGGGTGCCGCGCCCATGA
- a CDS encoding queuosine salvage family protein, protein MPSTTSLNPSPGPTGATGPLRRSAAWDAAVLRSAALASPRCQDVEVDRDQLSAVADWMCFELFAPLDGNAEGPDPERPELATLEEQIDFTMVTVAINFAYTDFETKIPWSIEHEGRELVDADAMFRRFLQAHAAGVPVLSGEWLAELTEERLAAVLHGPRPIPLLTERVEVLRGLGRTLVESYGGSFSAFVRDCPPRVYADGHGLLERLVREFPHFDDSGTVHGLTVRFDKLAQLAVWTLQRLGLVQLEDLDSLAIFADYIVPAALRAMRVLRYSPALAEAVDNGVVVAAGSDWEHEIRVQSIYACGLLTDELNVRRTDALVNPQLDYRLWSGFHDLIRPHHLTVTTRY, encoded by the coding sequence ATGCCCAGCACCACCTCTCTGAACCCCTCGCCAGGCCCGACCGGGGCGACCGGCCCCCTACGACGCAGCGCCGCATGGGACGCGGCGGTCCTCCGCAGCGCCGCCCTCGCGAGTCCCCGGTGCCAGGACGTCGAGGTGGACCGCGACCAGCTCAGCGCGGTCGCCGACTGGATGTGCTTCGAGTTGTTCGCGCCCCTGGACGGGAACGCGGAAGGGCCGGACCCGGAGCGTCCCGAGCTCGCGACCCTCGAGGAGCAGATCGACTTCACGATGGTCACCGTGGCGATCAACTTCGCCTACACCGACTTCGAGACGAAGATCCCGTGGTCGATCGAGCACGAGGGGCGCGAGCTCGTGGATGCCGACGCGATGTTCCGCCGGTTCCTGCAGGCCCATGCCGCGGGCGTTCCCGTGCTCTCGGGCGAGTGGCTCGCCGAACTCACCGAGGAGAGGCTGGCCGCAGTGCTCCACGGCCCGCGGCCGATTCCGCTGCTGACCGAGCGTGTCGAGGTGCTCAGGGGCCTGGGCCGCACGCTGGTGGAGTCCTACGGTGGCAGCTTCAGCGCCTTCGTCCGCGATTGCCCCCCACGGGTGTACGCCGACGGTCACGGGCTGCTTGAGCGCCTGGTCCGGGAGTTCCCCCATTTCGACGACAGCGGCACCGTCCACGGGCTCACGGTGCGCTTCGACAAGCTGGCCCAGCTTGCGGTGTGGACCTTGCAGCGGCTCGGTCTGGTGCAGCTGGAGGACCTGGACTCCCTGGCTATCTTCGCCGACTACATCGTTCCCGCGGCCCTGCGGGCGATGCGAGTGCTGCGCTACTCCCCAGCGCTCGCGGAGGCCGTGGACAACGGAGTGGTCGTGGCCGCCGGTTCCGACTGGGAGCACGAGATCCGGGTACAGAGCATCTACGCCTGCGGGCTCCTCACCGACGAGTTGAACGTCAGACGCACCGATGCCCTGGTGAACCCGCAGCTCGACTACCGTCTCTGGTCGGGGTTCCACGACCTCATCCGACCGCACCACCTGACCGTCACGACGAGGTACTGA
- a CDS encoding alcohol dehydrogenase catalytic domain-containing protein gives MMTPVRSRPTRAAVLRVTGEPLRLEELEIDAPRAGEVLVRIAGTGLCHTDLLPRAWTPSSLPLVTGHEGAGVVESVGPDVHDVRVGDHVVMSYAWCTDCVPCRTGRPSYCADFSLLNFSPLRPDGSATLRDRAGSPVGSEWFGQSSLAEHAVVAARSVVVVDRDLPLELLGPFGCSLPTGALAALGHLRAGPGRRIGIFGAGAVGLAAVMAARAAGADRVVVVEPDPVRRALALELGATEAHHPDHLDDEADGLRGQLDGVLETSGASPALGSALASLAPLGDLALVGGAGTDLPWRAEALVGRSVTYLSQGGAVPRLAVPMLLGMWERGLLPYERLVTTYPLTAAAEAEADLASGRVVKPVVLPGAPLGSVRTPVTRSVDA, from the coding sequence ATGATGACCCCGGTTCGCTCCCGGCCGACGCGCGCCGCCGTGCTCCGCGTCACCGGCGAGCCGCTGCGGCTCGAGGAGCTGGAGATCGACGCTCCGCGCGCGGGCGAGGTGCTGGTGCGGATCGCGGGGACGGGGCTGTGCCACACCGACCTGCTGCCACGAGCCTGGACGCCCTCGTCGCTGCCTCTGGTCACGGGTCACGAAGGCGCCGGCGTGGTCGAATCCGTCGGTCCCGACGTCCACGATGTCCGCGTGGGGGACCACGTGGTGATGTCGTACGCCTGGTGCACCGACTGCGTGCCGTGCCGGACCGGTCGACCGTCGTACTGCGCCGACTTCTCCCTTCTCAACTTCTCCCCACTCCGTCCGGACGGATCCGCCACGTTGCGGGACCGCGCCGGCTCGCCCGTGGGGTCCGAGTGGTTCGGCCAGTCCAGCCTGGCCGAGCACGCAGTGGTGGCGGCGAGGAGCGTGGTCGTGGTCGACCGCGATCTTCCGCTCGAACTGCTCGGCCCGTTCGGCTGCAGCCTGCCGACCGGCGCACTGGCGGCGCTGGGTCACCTGCGCGCCGGTCCGGGTCGGCGGATCGGGATCTTCGGTGCAGGTGCGGTGGGACTGGCCGCCGTGATGGCCGCCCGAGCGGCCGGCGCGGACCGGGTGGTCGTCGTCGAACCGGATCCCGTCCGCCGGGCGCTGGCCCTCGAGCTGGGCGCCACCGAGGCGCACCACCCCGATCATCTCGATGACGAGGCCGACGGGCTGCGGGGGCAGCTGGACGGGGTGCTCGAGACCTCCGGTGCCAGTCCGGCGCTGGGCAGCGCCCTCGCGTCGCTGGCACCGCTCGGCGACTTGGCCTTGGTCGGCGGGGCCGGGACCGACCTGCCCTGGCGCGCGGAGGCACTGGTGGGGCGGAGCGTCACCTATCTCTCGCAGGGCGGGGCCGTGCCCCGGCTCGCCGTGCCGATGCTGCTGGGGATGTGGGAGCGGGGACTGCTGCCCTACGAGCGGCTCGTGACCACCTACCCCCTAACCGCAGCGGCCGAGGCGGAGGCGGACCTCGCCTCGGGACGCGTCGTGAAGCCGGTCGTGCTGCCGGGGGCACCTCTAGGATCGGTCCGGACGCCGGTGACGAGGAGCGTGGACGCGTGA
- a CDS encoding ABC transporter permease, with translation MSADPHVTPRGTLEAAALRIVSPPRLASLALHALAVGISLALAVGVLGLILAAYGTSPIAVIDVVGTYAVTPQGWVAIVNKATTYYLAGLAAAIGFRMFLFNIGIDGQYRLGVFAAAVVGGAVELPFLLHVGLMIVVASAVAAAYAMVAAYLKAERGVSEVISTIMLNAIATGIIAYLLAPSRFGVHQEGSNNVQTALISDSGWVPSITVPGAGDVYGFTVVAVLVGVLFWLVTERSRFGFEVRAVGSSPRAALLGGSDPRRMVILTMLASGMLAGLAGLPELLGATHRYGISFPAGLAWVGLSVAIIGRNHPVGVAGGALLWAFLERCALPLDLIGVPKEVVSIVQAVVVLSVVTAYELVHRVSARRERRRAASVALGSARPDADELPVAVSDPEQVTSR, from the coding sequence ATGAGCGCCGACCCGCACGTCACGCCTCGCGGGACGCTGGAGGCGGCGGCGCTGCGCATCGTCTCCCCACCCCGCCTGGCCTCGCTCGCCCTGCATGCTCTGGCCGTCGGGATCTCCTTGGCTCTCGCAGTGGGCGTGCTAGGCCTCATCCTGGCTGCCTACGGGACCTCGCCGATCGCGGTCATCGACGTGGTCGGCACCTACGCAGTCACACCCCAGGGGTGGGTGGCGATCGTCAACAAGGCGACCACCTACTACCTCGCGGGGTTGGCGGCCGCCATCGGGTTCAGGATGTTCCTGTTCAACATCGGCATCGACGGCCAGTACCGACTCGGCGTCTTCGCCGCCGCAGTCGTCGGCGGAGCGGTCGAGCTGCCGTTCCTCCTTCACGTAGGGCTGATGATCGTGGTGGCCTCCGCAGTGGCGGCGGCCTACGCGATGGTGGCCGCCTACCTCAAGGCGGAGCGCGGTGTCTCCGAGGTGATCAGCACGATCATGCTCAACGCGATCGCGACGGGGATCATCGCCTATCTCTTGGCGCCCTCGCGCTTCGGCGTGCACCAGGAGGGCAGCAACAACGTCCAGACGGCACTCATCTCCGACTCCGGCTGGGTCCCCTCGATCACCGTCCCCGGCGCGGGCGACGTCTACGGCTTCACGGTCGTCGCGGTCCTCGTCGGGGTGCTCTTCTGGCTGGTGACCGAGCGCTCCCGCTTCGGCTTCGAGGTGAGGGCGGTCGGCAGCAGTCCCCGGGCCGCGCTGCTGGGCGGCAGCGACCCACGCCGGATGGTGATCCTGACGATGCTTGCCTCGGGCATGCTCGCCGGCCTGGCGGGGCTCCCGGAGCTGCTGGGTGCCACTCACCGCTACGGGATCTCATTCCCCGCCGGCCTGGCCTGGGTCGGGCTCTCGGTCGCCATCATCGGGCGTAACCACCCCGTGGGGGTTGCCGGCGGCGCGCTGCTGTGGGCCTTCCTCGAGCGCTGCGCCCTGCCGCTGGACCTCATCGGTGTCCCCAAGGAGGTGGTCTCTATCGTGCAGGCCGTCGTCGTCCTGTCCGTGGTGACGGCCTACGAGCTCGTGCACCGTGTCTCGGCTCGCCGCGAGCGCCGCCGAGCCGCGAGCGTCGCGCTAGGCAGCGCCCGACCGGACGCCGACGAACTGCCAGTCGCGGTGTCCGACCCGGAGCAGGTGACGAGTAGATGA
- a CDS encoding GntR family transcriptional regulator, translated as MSKAKPPSVEDVEARLTDRLSRGVYAVGSRLPSCRALAGELESNPSTVDRAVRRLAERGVLRTVPRRGTFVRTTDVPRVFGTVELTGELSSLVERAVLSGITVTEIRRALEEVVTSEVLTPRVVLLECNDRDLATMSERVAAISGLEVIPRLIGDPGEGPLDADADVVVVPYFHLAEVSGRLERPERLVPVNVRAAPRVLRRLATLDPAGRVFAVAPTERGVQRMCALVSQYYSGDISGFLAGSHDPSVLEDATAVVVNNAAVLALPANVEVVGVEWEIEDNFGSQLLAQVKGLPPLVGEHT; from the coding sequence GTGAGCAAGGCGAAGCCTCCATCGGTCGAGGACGTCGAGGCGCGGTTGACCGACCGGCTCAGCCGGGGGGTGTACGCCGTGGGCAGCCGGTTGCCCTCGTGCCGCGCCCTTGCCGGTGAGCTTGAGTCCAACCCCTCGACCGTGGACCGTGCTGTGCGGCGACTGGCGGAGCGAGGTGTCCTGCGCACGGTCCCGAGACGAGGAACGTTCGTGAGAACGACCGACGTGCCGCGCGTCTTCGGGACCGTGGAGCTGACTGGCGAGCTCTCCTCGCTCGTCGAGCGAGCGGTCCTGTCCGGGATCACCGTCACCGAGATCCGCAGGGCTCTCGAGGAGGTCGTCACCTCCGAGGTGCTCACTCCCAGGGTGGTGCTCCTCGAGTGCAACGACCGCGACCTGGCCACCATGTCCGAGCGGGTGGCGGCGATCAGCGGCCTCGAGGTGATACCCAGACTGATCGGTGACCCCGGCGAGGGTCCGCTGGACGCGGACGCCGACGTGGTGGTCGTCCCCTACTTCCACCTGGCCGAGGTGTCCGGGCGGCTGGAACGCCCGGAACGTCTGGTGCCGGTCAACGTGCGCGCGGCTCCGCGGGTGCTGCGGCGGCTCGCCACCCTCGATCCCGCGGGTCGCGTGTTCGCCGTCGCCCCCACCGAGCGGGGGGTGCAGCGGATGTGCGCCCTGGTCAGCCAGTACTACAGCGGCGATATCAGCGGCTTCCTGGCCGGCAGTCACGATCCGTCCGTCCTTGAGGACGCCACGGCGGTGGTGGTCAACAACGCGGCCGTGCTCGCCCTGCCGGCGAACGTAGAGGTGGTCGGCGTCGAGTGGGAGATCGAGGACAACTTCGGCAGTCAGCTGCTCGCCCAGGTCAAGGGCCTGCCGCCGCTCGTCGGGGAGCACACGTGA
- a CDS encoding nucleoside hydrolase has translation MRSPRVSVAPPRREAGRQSLILDVDTGIDDMLALLYAAGHPDVDLVAVTTVAGNVGVDDVVCNTLGVLELAGAGHVEVAAGAAGPIARTLCTTPETHGPHGLGHAVVDPVGTVSGRSAVNLLLEEARARPGEITLVTMGPLTNLAAAVLAEPNLPLLLKDVWVMGGTFTGAGNVAPRVEWNIHVDPEAARTVFHQWSTATERGATPITVMGLDVTETSQFHARDLVAVAEAAGIGTIGGTDKEVMAAPLGNPVLDLVRDALRFYFEFHEEYDGFYGAHVHDPFVVGAALDPTLVEVRSTVVDVDLGGGHTDGETVADWRGHVDKPVNAFVALSGDGPKFIARLRTVLAELACRVTA, from the coding sequence ATGCGGTCACCCAGGGTCTCGGTCGCGCCACCCCGGCGCGAGGCGGGTAGGCAGTCCCTGATCCTCGACGTGGACACCGGCATCGACGACATGCTGGCTCTTCTCTACGCAGCAGGGCACCCGGACGTCGATCTGGTGGCGGTGACCACGGTGGCCGGCAACGTCGGCGTGGACGACGTGGTGTGCAACACGCTGGGGGTGCTTGAACTGGCGGGCGCCGGGCACGTCGAAGTGGCGGCGGGAGCGGCGGGCCCCATCGCGCGCACCCTGTGCACCACCCCGGAGACCCACGGCCCGCACGGCCTGGGCCACGCGGTGGTGGATCCGGTCGGCACGGTGTCGGGCCGTTCGGCGGTCAATCTCCTCCTCGAGGAGGCACGGGCCCGGCCCGGCGAGATCACTCTGGTCACGATGGGGCCGCTGACCAACCTCGCCGCCGCCGTCCTGGCCGAACCGAACCTGCCGCTGCTGCTCAAGGACGTCTGGGTGATGGGGGGCACCTTCACGGGCGCCGGCAACGTCGCGCCCCGGGTGGAATGGAACATCCACGTCGATCCTGAGGCGGCGCGCACCGTCTTCCACCAGTGGTCCACAGCGACCGAGCGCGGCGCGACACCCATCACGGTGATGGGGCTGGATGTCACCGAGACCTCGCAGTTCCACGCCAGGGACCTGGTCGCGGTCGCTGAGGCGGCGGGAATCGGCACGATCGGGGGGACCGACAAGGAGGTGATGGCCGCCCCGCTGGGCAACCCGGTGCTGGACCTGGTGCGCGACGCCCTCCGCTTCTACTTCGAGTTCCACGAGGAGTACGACGGGTTCTACGGCGCCCACGTGCACGACCCGTTCGTCGTGGGCGCGGCACTGGACCCGACCCTGGTGGAGGTCCGATCCACTGTCGTCGACGTCGACCTCGGGGGTGGCCATACCGACGGGGAGACGGTCGCGGACTGGCGTGGACACGTCGACAAGCCGGTCAACGCGTTCGTCGCGCTGAGCGGCGACGGCCCGAAGTTCATCGCGCGGCTGCGGACCGTCCTCGCCGAGCTGGCCTGCCGGGTGACGGCGTGA
- a CDS encoding ABC transporter permease, which yields MSLLTLLRADRRAPDGGEPRPRRPRWVLVVLAVAALSAVATFADAPDLTSAGIAAATLRFAVPILLAGLGGLWAERSGTLNIGLDGMMIMGCWTGAWVGLSHGPWAALVAGVVGGTLCGLLQAVVTLGWGVDQAISGIVINMGAIGVVRFLSSVTFARQPGGSISQSPTLEQLPLVSLPGAELLLGPVARSDVPVVADAARLLTGLLTGVSAGTVLALLLVPASWWILSRTRFGLRVTACGENPSAADSLGVSPYRIRCAAQAISGGLAGLGGAYLVVAASSLYREGQVGGRGFIGLATVVFGNWTPGGVLTGSLLFGFTDALSTRQAGSVTALLLLGAGALIGRALFLYRQGRLTTATWNVAFGVPVLVWFLVGPEVPRELLGVAPYLTTLVVLVAARQTLRPPAAVGATYRRSEE from the coding sequence ATGAGCCTCCTGACGCTCCTCCGGGCGGACCGCCGCGCACCCGACGGTGGGGAACCCCGCCCTCGTCGGCCGCGGTGGGTCCTGGTGGTCCTCGCCGTCGCAGCACTCAGCGCGGTCGCCACCTTTGCCGACGCCCCTGACCTCACCTCCGCGGGGATCGCCGCAGCCACGCTGCGCTTCGCCGTCCCCATCCTGCTCGCGGGACTGGGGGGCCTCTGGGCAGAACGATCGGGGACTCTCAACATCGGCCTCGACGGCATGATGATCATGGGCTGCTGGACCGGCGCCTGGGTGGGTCTCTCGCACGGACCGTGGGCTGCCCTCGTCGCAGGGGTGGTTGGGGGCACCCTCTGCGGCCTCCTACAAGCGGTCGTCACCCTGGGCTGGGGCGTCGACCAGGCGATCTCCGGGATCGTCATCAACATGGGCGCCATCGGCGTGGTCCGTTTCCTCTCCTCGGTCACGTTCGCCCGGCAGCCCGGAGGGAGCATCAGCCAGAGCCCCACGCTCGAGCAGCTGCCACTGGTCTCCTTGCCGGGTGCAGAGCTGCTCCTCGGTCCGGTCGCCCGGAGCGACGTCCCTGTGGTCGCGGACGCCGCACGCCTGCTCACCGGCCTACTGACCGGGGTCTCGGCCGGAACCGTCCTGGCCCTGCTACTGGTACCCGCGAGCTGGTGGATCCTGTCGCGGACCCGGTTCGGGCTCCGGGTCACCGCCTGCGGTGAGAACCCGTCCGCCGCGGACTCCCTCGGAGTCTCGCCCTACCGCATCCGCTGTGCCGCCCAGGCCATCTCCGGTGGACTCGCCGGCCTGGGGGGCGCCTACCTGGTGGTCGCCGCGTCCTCGCTCTACCGCGAGGGCCAGGTGGGAGGCCGCGGCTTCATCGGTCTCGCCACGGTTGTCTTCGGCAACTGGACCCCCGGTGGAGTGCTCACCGGCAGCCTTCTGTTCGGCTTCACCGATGCTCTCAGCACCCGCCAGGCGGGGTCGGTGACCGCCCTGCTGCTGCTCGGCGCCGGGGCCCTGATCGGCCGTGCACTGTTCCTCTACCGCCAGGGCCGTCTCACCACCGCCACCTGGAACGTCGCCTTCGGCGTCCCGGTCCTCGTCTGGTTCCTGGTCGGCCCGGAGGTGCCCCGTGAGCTGCTCGGGGTCGCCCCATACCTCACCACCCTGGTCGTGCTCGTCGCGGCCCGCCAGACCCTGCGGCCGCCCGCCGCCGTAGGTGCCACCTATCGAAGATCCGAGGAGTAG
- a CDS encoding ABC transporter ATP-binding protein produces MSLLASVELDRITKTYPGVVANADVSLRVAPGSVHAIVGENGAGKSTLMKILYGATLPDHGTMRVDGKAVSFTSPLDAITAGIGMVFQHFKLAENLTVLDNVILGAEPMRRSRFGSIDRESAASRIAEISERYGLELDPHARVRDLGVGVRQRVELVKVLYRGARILILDEPTALLTVQESSELLAKLRDMCRDGLTVLFISHHLDEVVGISDHITVMRHGRVVADVASGETNTKELAMLMVGSEPIELPRRPIAGSCEPVLELRGVSGASETGGRLNGLDLVVGAGEIVGVAGVEGNGQDELVEAVLGVLTPQTGQVLLDGRDLAGVSTAQRRGSGIGCIPQDRQREGILMGHPLWMSQLLGHLHDRRLVRGRWLRVSRVRAAAAQVVVDSDVRVPSVEILASALSGGNQQKFIVGRELAGRPRLLIAAQPTRGVDIGAQRQIWSRLIEAATKGTGILLISTDLEELTSLSDRIAVLARGRVTAVYDADTVSRAAIGESMTAGTA; encoded by the coding sequence GTGAGCCTGCTGGCCTCGGTGGAGCTGGACCGCATCACCAAGACCTACCCGGGGGTGGTCGCCAATGCTGACGTGAGCCTGCGCGTCGCCCCTGGCTCCGTCCACGCGATCGTCGGTGAGAACGGGGCCGGTAAGTCCACCCTGATGAAGATCCTCTACGGCGCCACCCTCCCCGACCACGGCACCATGCGCGTCGACGGCAAAGCGGTCTCCTTCACCTCGCCCCTCGACGCCATCACGGCCGGTATCGGGATGGTCTTCCAGCACTTCAAGCTTGCGGAGAACCTCACCGTCCTGGACAACGTGATCCTGGGTGCTGAGCCGATGCGACGGAGTCGGTTCGGTTCGATAGACCGCGAGTCCGCGGCCTCGCGGATCGCAGAGATCTCGGAGCGGTACGGCCTCGAGCTCGACCCACACGCCCGGGTGCGAGATCTGGGCGTCGGCGTCCGTCAGCGGGTCGAGCTGGTCAAGGTGCTCTATCGCGGGGCTCGCATCCTCATCCTCGACGAGCCGACCGCGCTGCTCACCGTGCAGGAGTCCTCGGAACTGCTGGCGAAGCTGCGTGACATGTGCCGGGACGGTCTCACTGTGCTGTTCATCTCCCACCACCTCGACGAGGTGGTGGGGATCAGCGACCACATCACCGTCATGCGCCACGGTCGGGTCGTCGCCGACGTGGCGTCGGGTGAGACCAACACCAAGGAGCTCGCCATGCTGATGGTCGGCTCAGAGCCGATCGAGCTGCCACGGCGTCCCATCGCGGGCTCGTGCGAGCCGGTACTCGAACTACGTGGTGTCAGTGGCGCGAGCGAGACCGGCGGCAGACTCAACGGGCTGGACCTCGTGGTCGGCGCAGGAGAGATCGTCGGCGTCGCCGGCGTCGAGGGGAACGGCCAGGACGAGCTCGTCGAGGCGGTCCTCGGCGTGCTCACGCCGCAGACCGGCCAGGTCCTGCTGGACGGACGCGACCTGGCCGGTGTCTCCACCGCCCAGCGACGGGGCAGCGGGATCGGCTGCATCCCCCAGGACCGGCAGCGGGAGGGCATCCTGATGGGGCACCCCCTGTGGATGTCTCAGCTTCTCGGTCACCTGCACGACCGCCGACTCGTTCGCGGTCGCTGGCTCCGAGTGAGCCGGGTCCGCGCCGCCGCCGCACAGGTGGTCGTCGACTCCGACGTACGTGTCCCCTCGGTCGAGATCCTGGCTTCGGCCCTCTCCGGTGGCAACCAGCAGAAGTTCATCGTCGGACGCGAGCTCGCAGGCAGGCCGAGGCTGCTGATCGCCGCTCAGCCCACCCGGGGAGTCGACATCGGGGCCCAGCGCCAGATCTGGTCGCGGCTCATCGAGGCGGCGACGAAAGGCACCGGCATCCTTCTCATCAGCACCGATCTTGAGGAGCTGACCAGCCTCTCCGACCGCATCGCCGTGCTCGCCCGAGGTCGGGTCACCGCCGTCTATGACGCCGACACCGTGAGCCGTGCCGCCATCGGCGAGTCGATGACGGCCGGGACCGCATGA